One segment of Rattus norvegicus strain BN/NHsdMcwi chromosome 16, GRCr8, whole genome shotgun sequence DNA contains the following:
- the Abhd8 gene encoding protein ABHD8, with translation MTSGHTMLTGVTDGFFCCLLGTPPNAVRPLESVESSDGYTFVEVKPGRVLRVKHACPAPIPSPPPPPPEDNPGVKTGLVRCQRRITVYRNGRLVVENLGRAPRADLQGRSGSGDPPGSLEVELAEPAGGDTRATPGSGRRRRPRRPKRTIHIDCEQRITSCKGAQADVVLFFIHGVGGSLAIWKEQLDFFVRLGYEVVAPDLAGHGASSAPQVAAAYTFYALAEDMRAIFTRYAKKRNVLIGHSYGVSFCTFLAHEYPDLVHKVIMINGGGPTALEPSLCSIFNMPTCVLHCLSPCLAWSFLKAGFARQGAKEKQLLKEGNAFNVSSFVLRAMMSGQYWPEGDEVYHAELTVPVLLVHGMHDKFVPVEEDQRMAEILLLAFLKLIEEGSHMVMLECPETVNTLLHEFLLWEPEPEAEPKLEPKSKPQPLQLQSDPAPGEEK, from the exons ATGACCTCAG GACACACCATGCTGACCGGCGTGACAGATGGCTTCTTTTGCTGCCTGCTGGGGACTCCCCCTAACGCCGTGCGGCCGCTGGAGAGCGTCGAGTCCAGTGACGGCTACACGTTCGTGGAGGTCAAACCAGGCCGGGTGCTGCGGGTAAAGCATGCGTGCCCCGCGCCCATCCCCTCACCGCCACCCCCTCCTCCTGAAGATAATCCAGGGGTCAAGACGGGCCTTGTGCGCTGCCAGCGCCGAATCACAGTGTACCGAAATGGGAGGCTGGTGGTGGAGAACCTGGGCCGAGCGCCTCGTGCCGACCTGCAAGGCCGCAGTGGCTCCGGGGACCCGCCTGGCTCACTTGAGGTAGAGTTGGCTGAGCCCGCAGGAGGCGACACCCGGGCCACCCCGGGCAGCGGGCGACGCCGCCGTCCACGGCGTCCGAAGAGGACCATCCACATCGACTGCGAGCAGCGCATCACCAGCTGCAAGGGCGCGCAGGCTGATGTGGTGCTGTTCTTCATCCATGGAGTGGGTGGCTCACTCGCCATCTGGAAGGAGCAGCTGGACTTCTTTGTGCGACTCGGTTACGAGGTGGTGGCACCTGACCTGGCCGGCCATGGAGCCAGCTCTGCGCCACAGGTTGCAGCCGCCTACACCTTTTACGCATTGGCAGAGGACATGCGGGCCATTTTCACGCGCTATGCCAAGAAGCGCAACGTGCTCATTGGTCATTCTTACGG GGTCTCCTTCTGTACTTTCCTGGCCCATGAGTACCCAGATCTTGTACACAAGGTGATCATGATCAACGGTGGAGGCCCCACGGCACTGGagcccagtctctgctccatcttcaaCATGCCCACGTGTGTCCTGCACTGCCTGTCACCTTGCCTGGCCTGGAGCTTCCTCAA GGCCGGTTTTGCTCGCCAAGGGGCCAAGGAAAAGCAGCTGCTGAAGGAGGGCAATGCGTTCAATGTGTCCTCCTTCGTGCTGCGGGCCATGATGAGCGGCCAGTACTGGCCTGAAGGTGACGAGGTCTACCATGCGGAGCTGACAGTTCCCGTGCTTCTGGTGCACGGCATGCACGACAAGTTTGTGCCAGTGGAAGAGGACCAACGCATGGCTGAG ATCCTGCTGCTGGCCTTTCTCAAGCTCATCGAGGAAGGCAGCCACATGGTGATGCTGGAGTGTCCTGAGACAGTCAACACACTGCTACACGAGTTCCTGCTGTGGGAGCCAGAACCTGAGGCCGAGCCAAAGCTCGAGCCAAAGTCCAAGCCACAGCCGCTGCAGCTGCAGTCAGACCCGGCTCCAGGGGAGGAGAAGTGA
- the Mrpl34 gene encoding 39S ribosomal protein L34, mitochondrial — translation MAFLARCFGGQACRSVILLSGRYLQSRVWMGLPDAWSLSLQQVRGRTRGNEYQPSNIKRKHKHGWVRRLSTPAGVQVILRRMLKGRKSLSH, via the exons ATGGCCTTCCTAGCCCGGTGCTTTGGGGGCCAGGCCTGCAGGTCGGTGATCCTGTTGAGTGGCAG GTATCTCCAGTCCAGGGTCTGGATGGGACTCCCGGATGCCTGGTCCCTCTCCCTGCAGCAGGTCCGAGGCCGCACACGCGGAAACGAGTATCAGCCGAGCAACATCAAGCGCAAGCACAAGCACGGCTGGGTCCGCCGGCTGAGCACGCCTGCTGGCGTGCAGGTCATCCTCCGCCGCATGCTGAAGGGCCGCAAGTCCCTGAGCCACTGA
- the Dda1 gene encoding DET1- and DDB1-associated protein 1 isoform X1 gives MNRRFSLAEWSNPAPAHLSSSRVFNVELGSSVKSAQSQSDALGRHKYAGLVGSTLDTAQANFLKGLPVYNKSNFSRFHADSVCKASNRRPSVYLPTREYPSEQIIVTEKTNILLRYLHQQWDKKNAAKKRDQEQVEAEGESSAPPRKVARTDSPDMPEDT, from the exons ATGAACAGGAGATTCAGCCTAGCAGAGTGGTCAAACCCAGCCCCAGCTCACCTGAGCAGCAGCCGCGTATTTAATGTGGAGTTGGGGTCTTCTGTGAAGTCTGCCCAGTCCCAGTCTGATGCCTTAGGGAGGCATAAGTATGCTGGCCTCGTGGGGTCTACCTTGGACACAGCTCAGGCAA ACTTTCTGAAAGGCTTGCCCGTCTACAACAAGAGCAACTTCAGCAGATTCCACGCGGACTCCGTGTGCAAGGCCTCG AACCGCCGTCCCTCAGTATACCTGCCGACCCGAGAATACCCGTCAGAGCAGA TCATCGTGACAGAAAAGACGAACATCCTCCTGCGGTACCTGCACCAGCAATGGGACAAAAAG aACGCCGCCAAGAAGAGAGACCAAGAGCAGGTGGAGGCGGAGGGCGAGAGCTCAGCGCCACCCCGTAAGGTGGCCCGGACTGACAGCCCCGACATGCCCGAGGACACCTAG
- the Dda1 gene encoding DET1- and DDB1-associated protein 1, with the protein MADFLKGLPVYNKSNFSRFHADSVCKASNRRPSVYLPTREYPSEQIIVTEKTNILLRYLHQQWDKKNAAKKRDQEQVEAEGESSAPPRKVARTDSPDMPEDT; encoded by the exons ATG GCAGACTTTCTGAAAGGCTTGCCCGTCTACAACAAGAGCAACTTCAGCAGATTCCACGCGGACTCCGTGTGCAAGGCCTCG AACCGCCGTCCCTCAGTATACCTGCCGACCCGAGAATACCCGTCAGAGCAGA TCATCGTGACAGAAAAGACGAACATCCTCCTGCGGTACCTGCACCAGCAATGGGACAAAAAG aACGCCGCCAAGAAGAGAGACCAAGAGCAGGTGGAGGCGGAGGGCGAGAGCTCAGCGCCACCCCGTAAGGTGGCCCGGACTGACAGCCCCGACATGCCCGAGGACACCTAG
- the Dda1 gene encoding DET1- and DDB1-associated protein 1 isoform X2 codes for MTRGAVAIGVSCAAAGSGCAAATGKEAAAAAAAAVARAAEDADDDFLKGLPVYNKSNFSRFHADSVCKASNRRPSVYLPTREYPSEQIIVTEKTNILLRYLHQQWDKKNAAKKRDQEQVEAEGESSAPPRKVARTDSPDMPEDT; via the exons ATGACGCGCGGTGCTGTCGCCATCGGCGTGAGCTGCGCGGCGGCTGGAAGTGGCTGTGCGGCGGCGACTGGGAAGGAggctgcggcggcggcggcggcggcggtggcccGGGCGGCAGAGGACGCGGACGATG ACTTTCTGAAAGGCTTGCCCGTCTACAACAAGAGCAACTTCAGCAGATTCCACGCGGACTCCGTGTGCAAGGCCTCG AACCGCCGTCCCTCAGTATACCTGCCGACCCGAGAATACCCGTCAGAGCAGA TCATCGTGACAGAAAAGACGAACATCCTCCTGCGGTACCTGCACCAGCAATGGGACAAAAAG aACGCCGCCAAGAAGAGAGACCAAGAGCAGGTGGAGGCGGAGGGCGAGAGCTCAGCGCCACCCCGTAAGGTGGCCCGGACTGACAGCCCCGACATGCCCGAGGACACCTAG
- the Dda1 gene encoding DET1- and DDB1-associated protein 1 isoform X3, whose protein sequence is MTRGAVAIGVSCAAAGSGCAAATGKEAAAAAAAAVARAAEDADDGRLSERLARLQQEQLQQIPRGLRVQGLVIVTEKTNILLRYLHQQWDKKNAAKKRDQEQVEAEGESSAPPRKVARTDSPDMPEDT, encoded by the exons ATGACGCGCGGTGCTGTCGCCATCGGCGTGAGCTGCGCGGCGGCTGGAAGTGGCTGTGCGGCGGCGACTGGGAAGGAggctgcggcggcggcggcggcggcggtggcccGGGCGGCAGAGGACGCGGACGATG GCAGACTTTCTGAAAGGCTTGCCCGTCTACAACAAGAGCAACTTCAGCAGATTCCACGCGGACTCCGTGTGCAAGGCCTCG TCATCGTGACAGAAAAGACGAACATCCTCCTGCGGTACCTGCACCAGCAATGGGACAAAAAG aACGCCGCCAAGAAGAGAGACCAAGAGCAGGTGGAGGCGGAGGGCGAGAGCTCAGCGCCACCCCGTAAGGTGGCCCGGACTGACAGCCCCGACATGCCCGAGGACACCTAG